One region of Pyramidobacter sp. YE332 genomic DNA includes:
- a CDS encoding ABC transporter ATP-binding protein, whose translation MIFSVEKGCFDYGGRAILRDLSFSVRPGEILAILGPNGVGKTTLLRCMMGFLPWKSGRTVIDGRPLADYAARELWSRVSYVPQAKGSLFPYTAREMVLLGRSAHLGVTRQPGPKDEAIATAAMEEAGIVKLADKRCDRMSGGELQLVLTARALAAQPRLLVMDEPESNLDFRNQLVILDIIRHLAHEHGMSVIVNTHFPAHALKLSDKALLLGRGETDLYGAAPDVITEDNMRRAFGVNVSIHDFQRGGVTYNTVVPLSIAAQA comes from the coding sequence ATGATCTTTTCCGTCGAAAAAGGCTGCTTCGATTACGGCGGGCGCGCGATCCTGCGCGACCTGTCCTTCTCCGTGCGCCCCGGCGAGATCCTGGCGATCCTCGGCCCCAACGGCGTCGGCAAGACCACGCTGCTGCGCTGCATGATGGGATTTCTGCCGTGGAAGAGCGGGCGCACCGTCATCGACGGCCGACCGCTGGCGGACTATGCGGCGCGCGAGCTGTGGAGCCGCGTTTCCTACGTGCCGCAGGCCAAGGGAAGCCTGTTCCCCTACACCGCCCGCGAGATGGTGCTGCTGGGGCGCAGCGCCCATCTCGGCGTGACGCGCCAGCCGGGACCGAAGGACGAGGCGATCGCCACGGCAGCCATGGAAGAAGCGGGCATCGTCAAACTGGCGGACAAGCGCTGCGACCGCATGAGCGGCGGCGAGCTGCAGCTCGTGCTCACCGCCCGCGCCCTGGCGGCGCAGCCGCGGCTGCTGGTCATGGACGAGCCGGAATCCAACCTCGACTTCCGCAACCAGCTGGTGATCCTCGACATCATCCGCCATCTGGCGCACGAACACGGCATGTCGGTGATCGTCAACACGCATTTTCCCGCGCACGCCCTCAAGCTGTCGGACAAGGCGCTGCTGCTCGGGCGCGGCGAGACGGATCTGTACGGCGCGGCGCCGGACGTCATCACCGAAGACAACATGCGCCGCGCCTTCGGCGTGAACGTCTCGATCCACGATTTCCAGCGCGGCGGCGTCACCTACAACACCGTCGTGCCGCTGTCCATCGCCGCGCAGGCGTGA
- a CDS encoding iron ABC transporter permease has product MAGQSRRFGALLLWAVPVLAALLCLGFGRYALSTSDTLRVLLSPLTGAEIAPMERSVVFGVRLPRVLTALCCGAALALSGAAFQSLFNNPLATPDTLGVSSGASCGAVAALMFRLDMVSVQLFALCFGLGAVALTWTISKVRGKNSIIMIVLSGLVIGALFEAAVSLLKYVADPEEVLPTITYWLMGSLSAANYSTLLVGLPMIAAGALTIYLLRWRLNILALSEDEARSMGVNLRAMRLAVILAATAMTASCVSMCGKIGWIGLLIPHIARMLRGGNNQRIVPACVSLGAVFTLVIDTCSRSLTAAEIPVSILTALVGAPVFISLLRRTRGTAQ; this is encoded by the coding sequence ATGGCCGGTCAATCACGTCGCTTCGGCGCGCTGCTGCTCTGGGCCGTTCCCGTGCTGGCGGCGCTGCTCTGCCTCGGCTTCGGCCGTTACGCGCTGAGCACGAGCGACACGCTGCGCGTGCTGCTGTCGCCGCTGACCGGAGCGGAGATCGCGCCCATGGAGCGGTCGGTCGTCTTCGGCGTACGCCTGCCCCGCGTGCTCACGGCGCTGTGCTGCGGCGCGGCGCTGGCGCTCTCGGGAGCGGCCTTTCAAAGCCTGTTCAACAATCCGCTGGCGACGCCCGACACGCTGGGCGTTTCCAGCGGCGCTTCGTGCGGCGCCGTCGCGGCGCTGATGTTCCGGCTCGACATGGTCTCCGTGCAGCTTTTCGCGCTCTGTTTCGGCCTCGGCGCCGTGGCGCTGACGTGGACCATCTCCAAGGTGCGCGGCAAGAACTCGATCATCATGATCGTGCTGTCGGGCCTGGTCATCGGCGCGCTGTTCGAGGCGGCCGTGTCGCTGCTCAAGTACGTGGCCGACCCGGAAGAAGTGCTGCCGACGATCACCTACTGGCTGATGGGCAGCCTTTCGGCCGCCAATTACTCGACGCTGCTGGTCGGCCTGCCGATGATCGCCGCGGGCGCGCTCACGATCTACCTGCTGCGCTGGCGGCTCAACATCCTCGCCCTCAGCGAGGACGAGGCCCGCTCCATGGGCGTCAACCTGCGCGCCATGCGCCTGGCGGTGATTCTGGCGGCCACGGCGATGACGGCGTCCTGCGTATCGATGTGCGGCAAGATCGGCTGGATCGGCCTGCTGATCCCCCACATCGCGCGCATGCTCCGCGGCGGCAACAACCAGCGCATCGTCCCCGCCTGCGTCTCGCTCGGCGCGGTCTTCACGCTCGTCATCGACACCTGCTCGCGCAGCCTCACCGCCGCCGAGATCCCCGTGTCGATCCTCACAGCGCTCGTGGGCGCGCCGGTGTTCATCTCGCTGCTGCGCAGGACGAGGGGGACGGCGCAATGA
- a CDS encoding ABC transporter substrate-binding protein → MKRTNFLSFLLIGALFFAAPGWGKSGETVTFVDDTGAEATVPKNPERVVISSIMPLTSIYCLYRGGAQGLVGIPAAAMSAAEHSYLAKMYPDILKLKCDFATGGKINVEEIIKMAPDVVFYRASEKAEGEMYRRAGIPAVGFKPGKYGGDPVGTFADWADYLGKIFGSGDKTDGVADFGRETLKMIQERTANTAEKPRALMFAGFSGGQLVVAGSGDYASFYLKHAGGVNAAAELKGWKTVNLEQIYSWDPEVIFINNFCPYVPEDFYDNAIEGYDWSNVAAVKNRRVHKFPLGVYRWYPPSGDTPLSLVWVAQRVHPELFGDVDLDAMMKDYYRRFYGYELTGEDLKAIYNPPREAAIF, encoded by the coding sequence ATGAAGCGGACAAATTTTCTTTCGTTCCTGCTGATCGGAGCGCTTTTTTTCGCCGCTCCCGGCTGGGGAAAAAGCGGGGAGACGGTGACTTTTGTCGACGATACGGGGGCCGAGGCGACGGTTCCGAAAAATCCCGAGCGCGTGGTGATCTCTTCGATCATGCCGCTGACCAGCATTTACTGCCTCTACCGCGGCGGCGCGCAGGGGCTCGTTGGCATCCCCGCGGCGGCCATGAGCGCGGCGGAACATTCCTACCTGGCGAAGATGTATCCCGACATCCTCAAGCTGAAGTGCGACTTCGCCACAGGCGGCAAGATCAACGTCGAGGAGATCATCAAGATGGCCCCCGACGTGGTGTTCTACCGCGCCAGCGAGAAGGCCGAGGGCGAGATGTACCGGCGCGCCGGCATCCCCGCCGTGGGCTTCAAACCCGGCAAGTACGGCGGCGATCCCGTGGGCACGTTCGCCGACTGGGCGGACTATCTTGGCAAGATCTTCGGCTCCGGCGACAAGACCGACGGCGTGGCGGACTTCGGCCGCGAGACGCTGAAGATGATCCAGGAACGCACAGCGAACACAGCCGAAAAACCGCGCGCGCTGATGTTCGCCGGATTCAGCGGCGGCCAGCTGGTGGTCGCCGGTTCAGGCGATTACGCTTCCTTCTACCTCAAACACGCCGGCGGCGTCAACGCGGCCGCGGAACTGAAAGGCTGGAAGACGGTCAACCTCGAGCAGATCTACAGCTGGGATCCCGAGGTGATCTTCATCAACAACTTCTGCCCCTACGTGCCCGAGGACTTCTACGACAACGCCATCGAGGGCTACGACTGGAGCAACGTCGCCGCCGTCAAAAACAGGCGCGTCCACAAGTTCCCGCTCGGCGTCTACCGCTGGTACCCGCCCTCCGGCGACACGCCGCTGAGCCTGGTCTGGGTGGCGCAGCGCGTGCATCCCGAGCTGTTCGGCGACGTCGACCTGGACGCGATGATGAAGGATTACTACCGCCGCTTTTACGGTTACGAGCTGACCGGCGAGGATCTGAAAGCCATTTATAACCCGCCCCGCGAGGCCGCGATCTTCTGA
- a CDS encoding ABC transporter substrate-binding protein, translated as MKRFFASFLAAALCSAALAGAAAAAAAERETITLVDDRGVEVTFPKNPQRIVISSILPLTSVYCLYRGGVQNLVGIPAAAMSAARHSYLAKVYPDILTLECDFAKGGKVNVEEVMKLHPDVVFYRANEVAEGDMYRKAGLPAVAFSTSKHGVDTIATFAGWIERLDQIFGGGGQTNGIAEYGRETLEKLRVRTASLKPEQRPRAIVFSGFRDGQLAAAGGTIFAEFYINEGGGVNVASALNGSKTVNLEQVYAWDPEVIFINNFCPYVPEDFYANAIKGYDWSSVSAVKNRRVYKFPLGMYRWYPPAGDAPLSLLWAAKCLQPELFGDVDMAQAMKDYYRRFYGYDLSDGDVEYICAPPREAAVY; from the coding sequence ATGAAACGATTTTTCGCGAGTTTTCTGGCCGCGGCGCTTTGCAGCGCGGCTCTGGCGGGCGCGGCTGCGGCTGCGGCCGCGGAGCGGGAGACAATCACGCTGGTGGACGACCGCGGCGTCGAAGTGACGTTCCCGAAAAATCCCCAGCGCATCGTGATCTCCTCGATCCTGCCGCTGACCAGCGTCTACTGCCTGTACCGCGGCGGCGTGCAGAATCTCGTGGGCATCCCCGCGGCGGCCATGAGCGCGGCGCGCCATTCCTATCTGGCCAAGGTCTACCCCGACATCCTCACGCTGGAATGCGATTTCGCCAAAGGCGGCAAGGTGAACGTCGAAGAAGTGATGAAGCTGCATCCCGACGTGGTCTTCTACCGCGCCAACGAGGTCGCCGAGGGCGACATGTACCGCAAGGCCGGGCTGCCCGCGGTGGCGTTCAGCACCAGCAAGCACGGCGTCGACACCATCGCCACGTTCGCCGGCTGGATCGAGCGGCTCGACCAGATCTTCGGCGGCGGCGGACAGACCAACGGCATCGCCGAATACGGCCGCGAGACGCTGGAAAAACTGCGCGTCCGCACCGCGTCGCTCAAGCCCGAACAGCGTCCGCGCGCGATCGTTTTCTCCGGGTTCCGCGACGGCCAGCTGGCGGCGGCCGGCGGCACGATCTTCGCCGAGTTCTACATCAACGAGGGCGGCGGCGTCAACGTCGCTTCGGCGCTGAACGGCTCGAAGACGGTCAACCTCGAACAGGTCTACGCCTGGGATCCCGAGGTGATCTTCATCAATAACTTCTGCCCCTACGTGCCCGAGGACTTCTACGCCAACGCCATCAAGGGCTACGACTGGAGCAGCGTTTCCGCCGTCAAGAACAGGCGCGTCTACAAGTTCCCGCTGGGCATGTACCGCTGGTACCCGCCCGCGGGCGACGCGCCGCTCAGCCTGCTGTGGGCGGCCAAATGCCTGCAGCCGGAACTGTTCGGCGACGTGGACATGGCGCAGGCGATGAAGGACTATTACCGCCGCTTCTACGGCTACGATCTGAGCGACGGAGACGTGGAATACATCTGCGCCCCGCCGCGCGAAGCGGCCGTCTATTAG
- a CDS encoding nitrogenase component 1 encodes MSKLWITLPAYAGDYSGVCSAMYELGGLAVIHDASGCTGNYTGYDEPRWYDAPARTFCSGLREIDAVLGDDDKLVDRVIAACEELRPTMVAVIGSPVPMVIGTDFKGIAAELENHTGLPCFGFPTNGIVRYGAGVGAAQTALIERFAKETKEKIPRSVNILGMTPLDFADNGNAAELAAFLEGHGLKVNGRLMMGVSLEQIERLGEAALNLAVTQSGMDAAELLRRRYGAPWVAALPLCGGETALELIERTLADGQCRAQNAPSRDGGVLIVGEQACAAALRAELLARSPGLPVTVGTMLGLDRRLASPGDLDVADETALRGLVESGRFRTIVGDPLFAGLIPPDSGVELVGLPHPALSSKLYWDHAPHWLGAEMDRLVEAILSKSKGA; translated from the coding sequence GTGAGCAAACTGTGGATCACGCTGCCGGCCTACGCCGGCGATTATTCGGGCGTCTGCTCCGCCATGTACGAGCTGGGCGGCCTCGCCGTCATTCACGACGCCTCGGGCTGCACGGGCAACTACACGGGCTACGACGAGCCGCGCTGGTACGACGCGCCGGCGCGGACGTTCTGTTCGGGACTGCGCGAGATCGACGCCGTGCTGGGCGACGACGACAAGCTCGTCGACCGCGTCATCGCGGCCTGCGAGGAACTCCGTCCCACGATGGTCGCCGTGATCGGCAGCCCCGTGCCGATGGTGATCGGCACGGACTTCAAGGGCATCGCCGCGGAGCTGGAAAACCACACCGGCCTGCCCTGTTTCGGTTTCCCGACCAACGGCATCGTCCGCTACGGCGCGGGCGTCGGCGCCGCGCAGACCGCGCTGATCGAGCGCTTCGCGAAGGAAACGAAAGAGAAGATCCCCCGCAGCGTCAACATCCTCGGCATGACGCCGCTGGACTTTGCCGACAACGGCAACGCCGCCGAACTGGCCGCGTTCCTCGAAGGGCATGGGCTGAAAGTGAACGGCCGCCTGATGATGGGCGTTTCGCTCGAACAAATCGAACGCCTCGGCGAAGCCGCGCTCAACCTCGCCGTCACGCAGTCGGGGATGGACGCGGCGGAACTGCTGCGCCGCCGTTACGGCGCCCCGTGGGTCGCGGCGCTGCCGCTGTGCGGCGGCGAGACGGCGCTGGAACTGATCGAACGGACGCTGGCCGACGGCCAATGCCGCGCGCAAAACGCGCCCAGCCGCGACGGCGGCGTGCTGATCGTCGGCGAACAGGCGTGCGCCGCCGCGCTGCGCGCGGAGCTCCTCGCCCGTTCGCCCGGCCTGCCCGTGACGGTCGGCACGATGCTGGGGCTGGACCGCCGCCTCGCTTCGCCCGGCGATCTGGACGTCGCCGACGAAACGGCGCTGCGCGGGCTGGTCGAGTCGGGGCGCTTCCGCACGATCGTCGGCGATCCGCTGTTCGCCGGGCTGATCCCGCCGGACAGCGGCGTCGAACTCGTCGGACTGCCTCATCCGGCGCTGTCGAGCAAACTCTATTGGGATCACGCGCCCCATTGGCTGGGCGCCGAAATGGACCGCCTCGTCGAGGCGATTCTATCGAAGAGTAAAGGAGCGTAA
- a CDS encoding nitrogenase component 1: MSCGGCASCGSPFRGTLTYTSPAHGSWGVARMGQLLPESYQLFAGPAACGRHGALSACLQGRKDTISYLYLSEDDIVSGGYEQAIVDGAEELLAWLEKRGRTPRVMMIFVTCLDDLLGTDHEALAAELHARHPEVRFIDCHMNPITTDTKVPPAVNIRDKIYSTLDVAERKDGGVNLIGSLVPLLKDGEYYDLLARMGAVPARQITDFSTFGEFQQMARSRLNVVLAPPGVYAAERMEKKHGTPWLRALVSYDPREVTKTYRALAAALGADCPDLSGYEAACEEDFARTREVLAGQPVVLDGDAVTRPFDLARALLERGFCVKRLIVQDVVGPDAENYRWLRERCAAVEIMQPQDPQRALFRDRLPGSLCIGYNSGYITGSRHVAPADAQQGHWGYRGIAAMLEMIRAAAAAESDLKDMVKKAGLVL, translated from the coding sequence ATGAGCTGCGGCGGCTGCGCTTCCTGCGGCAGCCCGTTTCGCGGCACGCTGACGTACACGTCGCCGGCTCACGGCAGCTGGGGCGTGGCGCGCATGGGGCAGCTGCTGCCCGAGAGCTATCAGCTTTTCGCCGGCCCGGCCGCCTGCGGCCGCCACGGCGCGCTGAGCGCCTGTCTGCAGGGGCGCAAGGACACCATCTCCTATCTCTATCTGAGCGAGGACGACATCGTCTCCGGCGGCTACGAACAGGCCATCGTCGACGGCGCGGAAGAGCTGCTGGCTTGGCTGGAAAAGCGCGGCCGCACGCCGCGGGTGATGATGATCTTCGTCACCTGCCTCGACGACCTGCTCGGCACCGACCACGAGGCGCTAGCGGCGGAACTGCACGCGCGCCATCCCGAAGTGCGCTTCATCGACTGCCACATGAACCCCATCACCACCGACACCAAGGTGCCGCCGGCCGTGAACATCCGCGACAAGATCTATTCCACGCTCGACGTGGCCGAGCGGAAAGACGGCGGCGTCAACCTGATCGGCAGCCTCGTGCCGCTGCTGAAGGACGGCGAGTATTACGATCTGCTGGCGCGCATGGGCGCGGTTCCCGCGCGGCAGATCACCGACTTTTCGACGTTCGGTGAGTTCCAGCAGATGGCGCGCAGCCGCCTGAACGTGGTTCTGGCGCCGCCGGGCGTTTACGCGGCGGAGCGGATGGAAAAGAAGCACGGCACGCCCTGGCTGCGGGCGCTGGTCAGCTACGACCCGCGCGAGGTGACGAAAACGTATCGCGCTCTGGCGGCGGCGCTCGGCGCGGATTGTCCCGACCTTTCGGGTTACGAGGCGGCGTGCGAAGAGGATTTCGCGCGCACGCGCGAAGTTCTGGCCGGACAGCCCGTCGTCCTCGACGGCGACGCCGTGACGCGGCCGTTCGATCTCGCCAGGGCGCTGCTGGAACGCGGCTTCTGCGTGAAGCGCCTGATCGTGCAGGACGTCGTCGGCCCCGACGCGGAAAATTACCGCTGGCTGCGCGAACGCTGCGCCGCAGTCGAGATCATGCAGCCGCAGGATCCGCAGCGCGCGCTTTTCCGCGACCGCCTGCCCGGAAGCCTCTGCATCGGCTACAACAGCGGCTACATCACCGGCTCGCGGCACGTGGCCCCCGCCGACGCGCAGCAGGGGCACTGGGGCTACCGCGGCATCGCGGCGATGCTGGAGATGATCCGCGCCGCGGCCGCCGCGGAGAGCGACCTGAAAGACATGGTGAAGAAAGCGGGGCTGGTGCTGTGA
- a CDS encoding nitrogenase iron protein NifH has translation MIKIAIYGKGGIGKSTTASNLSAALSRLGHKVMQIGCDPKSDSTKTLMGGVRIPTVLDRIREKGATGVTLEDIVFTGFDGILCVEAGGPTPGIGCAGRGIITAFEKLEELGAYDAYRPDVVFYDVLGDVVCGGFAMPIRGGYADRVLIVTSGEMMALYAASNIVSAVNNFGKRGYAGVAGLILNSRNVADEQALVEKAASEMGTRVLYTVPRDGAVQAAEAQGKTVVEALPDSAMASRYRELAQKVMEVCS, from the coding sequence ATGATCAAAATCGCGATTTACGGAAAGGGCGGCATCGGCAAATCGACGACGGCGTCCAACCTCTCGGCGGCGCTGAGCCGCCTCGGCCATAAAGTCATGCAGATCGGCTGCGATCCCAAGTCGGACTCCACCAAAACGCTCATGGGGGGCGTGCGGATCCCGACGGTGCTGGACCGCATCCGCGAAAAAGGCGCGACCGGCGTGACGCTGGAAGACATCGTTTTTACGGGCTTCGACGGCATCCTCTGCGTCGAAGCCGGCGGCCCCACGCCCGGCATCGGCTGCGCGGGGCGCGGCATCATCACCGCCTTCGAAAAGCTCGAGGAACTCGGCGCCTACGACGCATACCGGCCCGACGTCGTCTTTTACGACGTGCTCGGCGACGTGGTCTGCGGCGGTTTCGCGATGCCGATCCGCGGCGGCTACGCCGACCGCGTGCTGATCGTCACCTCGGGCGAGATGATGGCGCTCTACGCGGCTTCGAACATCGTGAGCGCCGTGAATAACTTCGGCAAGCGCGGCTACGCCGGCGTCGCCGGGCTGATCCTCAACTCGCGCAACGTGGCGGACGAACAGGCGCTCGTGGAAAAGGCCGCCTCGGAGATGGGGACGCGGGTGCTCTACACGGTGCCTCGCGACGGGGCCGTGCAGGCCGCCGAAGCGCAGGGCAAAACCGTCGTCGAAGCGCTGCCCGATTCGGCCATGGCGTCTCGCTACCGCGAGTTGGCGCAAAAAGTCATGGAGGTCTGCTCATGA
- the aroQ gene encoding type II 3-dehydroquinate dehydratase, whose translation MKILVVNGPNMNMLGVREPEIYGRATLADLEKMICAHCAAAGADVEFFQSNHEGAIVDRIQEAYGKVDGIVINPAAYTHTSVAIPDALRAVGIPAVEVHVSDIQSREDFRRHSYTRAACVAQIAGRGLKGYLDAVDLLLDRDRE comes from the coding sequence ATGAAGATCCTCGTCGTCAACGGCCCCAACATGAACATGCTCGGCGTGCGCGAGCCGGAGATCTACGGCCGCGCCACGCTGGCCGACCTGGAGAAAATGATCTGCGCGCACTGCGCCGCCGCCGGCGCGGACGTGGAATTCTTCCAAAGCAACCACGAAGGCGCGATCGTCGACCGCATCCAGGAAGCCTATGGGAAGGTCGACGGCATCGTCATCAATCCCGCCGCCTACACCCATACCAGCGTCGCCATTCCCGACGCGCTGCGCGCCGTGGGCATTCCCGCCGTCGAAGTCCACGTCAGCGACATCCAGTCGCGCGAGGATTTCCGCCGCCATTCCTACACCCGCGCCGCCTGCGTCGCCCAGATCGCCGGGCGCGGCCTGAAAGGCTACCTCGACGCCGTCGACCTGCTGCTGGACCGGGATCGGGAATAG
- a CDS encoding shikimate kinase has translation MGRFGLIGRALGHSFSPAIHALIGDYEYKLYPLEPEELDGFLRASDGDGFNVTIPYKIDAMKSCRELSERARAVGCVNTLTRLPGGGWRGDNTDWDGFLHLLGEDAERLRGRPALVLGSGGASRTVRAVLASCGIPFAVISRSGSDTYATLERHADAELIVNATPVGMYPKNGASPVDLRLFPRCRLVLDVIYNPLRTALLLQAEELGLPARGGLAMLAAQAVRAGELFLGRGLPAALTDRIAAAIARRTGNVALIGMPGCGKTTTAQVLGRLTGRPVRDLDRIVAEREGCPIAEIFARRGEAAFRRLETEALADVSKESGIVIATGGGVVTQPRNRPLLRQNGICVWLDRPGELPVDGRPLSQSVGVEELRRRRLPLYRAWADLTVSASSAQDAAAKIKEALQL, from the coding sequence ATGGGGCGCTTCGGCCTGATCGGACGCGCGCTCGGCCACAGCTTCTCGCCCGCCATCCACGCCCTGATCGGCGATTACGAGTACAAGCTCTATCCCCTGGAGCCGGAAGAGCTGGACGGCTTTCTGCGCGCGAGCGACGGCGACGGCTTCAACGTCACCATTCCCTACAAGATCGACGCGATGAAAAGCTGCCGCGAGCTGTCGGAGCGCGCCCGCGCCGTCGGCTGCGTCAACACGCTGACGCGCCTGCCCGGCGGGGGATGGCGCGGCGACAACACGGACTGGGACGGTTTTCTGCATCTGCTCGGGGAAGACGCGGAACGTCTGCGCGGTCGCCCCGCGCTCGTGCTGGGCAGCGGCGGCGCTTCGCGCACCGTGCGCGCCGTGCTGGCAAGCTGCGGCATCCCCTTCGCCGTGATCTCGCGCTCGGGGAGCGACACCTACGCCACCCTCGAAAGGCACGCCGACGCCGAGCTGATCGTCAACGCGACGCCCGTGGGAATGTACCCGAAAAACGGCGCCTCCCCCGTGGATCTGCGGCTCTTTCCCAGATGCCGGCTCGTGCTCGACGTGATCTACAACCCGCTGCGCACGGCGCTGCTCCTTCAGGCCGAAGAACTCGGCCTCCCCGCGCGCGGCGGCCTGGCGATGCTGGCCGCCCAGGCCGTGCGCGCCGGCGAACTGTTCCTCGGCCGCGGACTGCCCGCGGCGCTGACGGACCGCATCGCCGCAGCCATCGCCCGCCGTACCGGCAACGTCGCGCTCATCGGCATGCCCGGCTGCGGCAAGACCACGACGGCGCAGGTTCTCGGCCGGCTGACGGGGCGCCCCGTGCGCGACCTCGATCGGATCGTCGCCGAACGCGAGGGCTGCCCGATCGCGGAAATTTTCGCCCGCCGCGGCGAAGCCGCCTTCCGCAGGCTCGAGACCGAGGCGCTGGCCGACGTCTCCAAGGAGAGCGGCATCGTCATCGCCACCGGCGGCGGCGTGGTCACGCAGCCGCGCAACCGCCCGCTGCTCCGCCAGAACGGGATCTGCGTCTGGCTCGACCGCCCTGGCGAACTGCCCGTCGACGGAAGGCCCCTGTCGCAGTCCGTCGGCGTGGAAGAACTGCGCCGCCGGCGTCTGCCGCTGTACCGCGCCTGGGCCGACCTGACCGTTTCCGCGTCGTCGGCGCAGGACGCCGCCGCAAAAATCAAGGAGGCTTTGCAGCTATGA
- a CDS encoding prephenate dehydratase domain-containing protein yields MKDFRTQIDEIDRGLVDLITRRFAVVRDIAAYKAKNKIPIYDPARERQKLNDLAGSVGEEMAPSMDALFSLIFDLSRSEQHRIIAGGSPLKRQISLALANTPAQFPIRSAVACQGAEGANSQMACERMFPSGSIMYFQYFENVFSAVEQGLCRYGVLPIENSTAGSVNRIYDLMMEHSCYIVRSCRVKIDHCLLANPGVSIGDIKEIISHEQALAQSQSFLKSLGVKATPVKNTAVAAQMVRESGRKDLAALSSRGCAELYGLDCLKASVQDAGSNFTRFICIAKDLEIYPGANRTSLMMVLPHKRGSLSHVLSRFKALDINLLKLESRPLANSDFEFMFYFDLDSSVYDDSFLRIFDDLQGAVTTLKYLGSYSEVV; encoded by the coding sequence ATGAAAGATTTTCGCACCCAGATCGACGAGATCGACCGCGGTCTGGTCGACCTGATCACGCGGCGCTTCGCCGTCGTGCGCGACATCGCCGCCTACAAAGCCAAAAACAAGATCCCCATCTACGATCCCGCCCGCGAACGTCAGAAGCTCAACGATCTGGCCGGTTCGGTCGGGGAAGAGATGGCGCCGTCCATGGACGCGCTGTTCTCGCTGATCTTCGACTTGAGTCGTTCCGAGCAGCACCGCATCATCGCCGGCGGTTCGCCGCTCAAGCGGCAGATCTCGCTGGCGCTGGCCAACACGCCGGCGCAGTTTCCCATCCGTTCCGCGGTCGCCTGTCAGGGCGCGGAGGGGGCCAATTCGCAGATGGCCTGCGAGCGCATGTTCCCCTCGGGCAGCATCATGTACTTTCAGTACTTCGAAAACGTCTTTTCCGCCGTCGAGCAGGGGCTGTGCCGCTACGGCGTGCTGCCCATCGAGAACAGCACGGCCGGCTCGGTGAACCGTATCTACGATCTGATGATGGAGCACAGCTGCTACATCGTGCGCAGCTGCCGCGTCAAGATCGACCACTGCCTGCTCGCCAATCCCGGAGTTTCCATCGGCGACATCAAAGAGATCATCTCTCACGAGCAGGCGCTGGCGCAGAGCCAGAGCTTTCTCAAGTCGCTCGGCGTCAAGGCCACGCCCGTCAAGAACACGGCCGTCGCCGCGCAGATGGTGCGCGAGTCGGGGCGCAAGGATCTGGCGGCGCTGTCGTCGCGCGGCTGCGCCGAACTCTATGGCCTGGACTGCCTCAAGGCTTCCGTACAGGACGCGGGCAGCAACTTCACGCGCTTCATCTGCATCGCCAAAGATCTGGAAATTTATCCCGGCGCCAACCGCACCAGCCTGATGATGGTGCTGCCGCACAAGCGCGGCTCGCTGTCGCACGTGCTGTCCCGCTTCAAGGCGCTGGACATCAATCTGCTCAAGCTGGAGAGCCGGCCGCTGGCCAACAGCGATTTCGAATTCATGTTCTATTTCGACCTCGACTCCTCCGTCTATGACGATTCCTTCCTGCGCATCTTCGACGACCTGCAGGGCGCCGTCACCACGCTCAAATATCTGGGCAGCTACTCCGAGGTGGTGTAA